From Afipia carboxidovorans OM5, one genomic window encodes:
- a CDS encoding GntR family transcriptional regulator: protein MAVQTQKRRFQKNERPKPEGLEGVARNPGEALGDFAARILREAIRTGKLRPGGHLREADFADWLGISRTPVREAFHTMISEGLLVAGPWNGAKVAELDNQQLVELYAVREVLEGAAASFAAMHASRAEIENLFRIAEQEAASADDPDRLVQINSDLHSAIYEASHNRYLLRSLHSVVDTLGLVRHSSFVLKGSIEQARQEHLGILEAIRAGDAALAGQRAREHVGNALVLRLELQRMSSSSK, encoded by the coding sequence TTGGCAGTCCAAACTCAAAAACGCCGCTTCCAGAAAAACGAGCGCCCCAAGCCGGAAGGGCTGGAGGGCGTTGCGCGGAATCCGGGCGAGGCGCTGGGAGACTTCGCCGCGCGGATTCTGCGCGAGGCGATCCGCACCGGAAAGCTTCGCCCCGGTGGGCATCTGCGGGAAGCCGATTTCGCGGACTGGCTGGGAATCAGCCGCACGCCGGTGCGTGAGGCATTTCACACCATGATCTCCGAGGGCCTCCTTGTGGCGGGCCCCTGGAATGGCGCGAAGGTTGCCGAACTCGACAACCAGCAACTGGTCGAGCTTTATGCCGTGCGCGAAGTGCTGGAAGGCGCGGCAGCGAGCTTCGCCGCCATGCATGCATCGCGTGCCGAGATTGAGAACCTGTTTCGAATTGCCGAGCAGGAAGCGGCGTCCGCCGACGATCCGGACAGGCTGGTACAGATCAATTCGGATCTACACTCGGCGATCTATGAGGCGTCACACAACCGCTATCTGCTGCGCTCGCTGCATTCGGTTGTCGATACGCTGGGGCTTGTCCGCCACTCATCCTTTGTTCTGAAGGGCAGCATCGAGCAGGCGCGTCAGGAGCATCTCGGCATTCTCGAAGCAATCCGGGCCGGTGACGCGGCGCTTGCGGGGCAGCGCGCGCGCGAGCATGTCGGCAATGCGCTCGTGCTGCGGCTCGAGCTTCAGCGGATGTCGTCGTCATCTAAATAG
- the ccoS gene encoding cbb3-type cytochrome oxidase assembly protein CcoS yields the protein MNALVYLIPVSLVFGCVSLAAFLWALQSGQYEDLEGAGERVLLDNDSDGKAGSH from the coding sequence ATGAACGCCCTCGTCTATCTGATCCCGGTGTCGCTGGTTTTCGGATGTGTGAGCCTTGCCGCCTTCCTCTGGGCGCTGCAGAGCGGCCAGTACGAGGACCTCGAGGGCGCGGGCGAGCGGGTTCTGCTCGACAACGACTCCGACGGCAAGGCCGGGAGCCACTGA
- a CDS encoding FixH family protein yields MADRKRELTGWHVLAMLVAFFSVVIVVNLTMALLARSSWTGFVVENTYIASQKFNEKAAEGRAQAALHWKSDLVIADGKVSYRLLDSVGNVVAAKRATANFRRPAYASEDQNVTLTPQADGSLAAPVDVRDGMWIVEIHTDVANREHPYRDTRRLTLLNGAIK; encoded by the coding sequence ATGGCAGACCGGAAACGCGAGCTGACGGGCTGGCATGTGCTGGCCATGCTGGTGGCGTTCTTCTCGGTCGTCATCGTCGTGAACCTGACGATGGCGCTGCTCGCCCGTTCGAGCTGGACCGGCTTCGTTGTCGAAAACACTTATATCGCAAGCCAGAAGTTCAACGAGAAGGCGGCGGAGGGTCGCGCGCAGGCGGCTCTTCACTGGAAATCGGACCTCGTCATTGCCGATGGCAAGGTGAGCTATCGTCTGCTCGACAGCGTCGGCAATGTGGTTGCGGCCAAGCGCGCGACCGCGAACTTCCGCCGCCCGGCTTACGCGTCCGAAGATCAAAATGTGACGTTGACTCCGCAAGCGGACGGCTCGCTGGCCGCACCGGTCGATGTGCGCGACGGCATGTGGATCGTCGAGATCCACACCGATGTCGCGAACCGCGAACATCCCTACCGCGACACGCGCCGGCTCACGCTTCTCAACGGAGCGATCAAGTGA
- the ccoG gene encoding cytochrome c oxidase accessory protein CcoG, producing MLDTPEIETFDATAVNSARMRQPLYAARKKVFPKRAEGSFRRFKWIVMLITLGIYYLTPWLRWNRGPYAPDQGVLVDLANRRFYFFPIEIWPQEFYFVAGLLIMAGFGLFLVTSTVGRAWCGYTCPQTVWVDLFLVIERAVEGDRNARIKLDAAPWSAGKLIKRVTKHLIWLIIAVLTGGAWIFYFADAPTLLRNLVTGHAEPVAYITIAILTGTTYVFGGLMREQVCTYMCPWPRIQAAMLDENSLTVTYNDWRGEPRSRHAKKAAAAGQAVGDCVDCNACVAVCPMGIDIRDGQQLECITCALCIDACNSVMDKIGRERGLISYATLAEYQANMALATAGGTSTIDPRRVHDANGRLSDKVATFHLKKLMGPRTLIYLAAWTLVGLGLLYALLTRDRLQVNVLADRNPQFVVLSDGSIRNGYTIKLLNMIPEPRTITVTMQNLPGADMSVVGMDQHVERSFVVEVEPDKLKTLKVYVRQPRENIASSRQHFTFVVEDKSSHESDRYEATFDAPETGK from the coding sequence ATGCTCGACACGCCGGAGATCGAAACATTTGACGCGACGGCCGTAAACTCGGCGCGCATGCGTCAGCCGCTCTACGCGGCTCGCAAGAAGGTCTTCCCCAAGCGAGCCGAAGGCAGCTTCCGGCGCTTCAAGTGGATCGTGATGCTGATCACCCTCGGCATCTACTATCTGACGCCGTGGCTGCGCTGGAATCGTGGTCCCTACGCGCCCGATCAGGGCGTGCTGGTCGATCTCGCCAACCGGCGCTTCTATTTCTTCCCGATCGAAATCTGGCCGCAGGAATTCTACTTCGTCGCCGGCCTCCTCATCATGGCGGGCTTCGGGCTGTTCCTCGTGACTTCGACGGTCGGGCGCGCCTGGTGCGGCTACACCTGCCCGCAGACCGTGTGGGTGGACCTGTTTCTGGTGATCGAGCGCGCCGTCGAAGGCGACCGCAACGCCCGCATCAAGCTCGATGCCGCGCCGTGGTCGGCCGGCAAGCTCATCAAGCGCGTGACCAAGCACCTGATCTGGTTGATCATCGCCGTGCTGACCGGCGGCGCGTGGATCTTCTACTTCGCGGACGCCCCGACGCTGCTGCGCAATCTGGTGACGGGCCACGCCGAGCCGGTCGCCTACATCACGATCGCGATCCTGACCGGCACCACTTACGTGTTCGGCGGGCTGATGCGCGAGCAGGTCTGCACCTACATGTGCCCGTGGCCACGCATTCAGGCAGCGATGCTCGACGAGAACTCGCTCACCGTCACTTATAATGACTGGCGTGGTGAGCCGCGCTCGCGGCACGCCAAGAAGGCCGCTGCCGCAGGACAGGCTGTCGGCGATTGCGTCGATTGCAACGCCTGCGTCGCCGTCTGTCCGATGGGCATCGACATTCGCGACGGCCAGCAGCTCGAATGCATCACCTGCGCGCTGTGCATCGACGCGTGCAACAGCGTCATGGACAAGATCGGCCGGGAGCGCGGGCTTATCTCGTACGCGACGCTCGCGGAATATCAGGCCAACATGGCGCTCGCGACCGCCGGCGGCACCTCCACGATCGATCCGCGGCGCGTGCACGACGCCAATGGCAGGCTGTCGGACAAGGTCGCCACCTTCCATCTGAAGAAGCTGATGGGTCCGCGCACACTGATCTATCTCGCGGCATGGACGCTGGTCGGACTTGGCCTTCTCTATGCGCTGCTGACGCGTGACCGCTTGCAGGTCAACGTGCTGGCAGACCGCAACCCGCAGTTCGTCGTGCTCTCCGACGGCTCGATCCGCAACGGCTACACCATCAAGCTTCTCAACATGATCCCGGAGCCACGCACGATCACCGTGACGATGCAGAACCTGCCGGGCGCGGACATGAGCGTCGTCGGCATGGATCAGCACGTGGAACGCTCCTTCGTGGTCGAGGTTGAACCGGACAAACTCAAGACGCTCAAGGTTTACGTACGCCAGCCGCGCGAGAACATCGCAAGCTCCAGGCAGCACTTCACGTTCGTGGTCGAGGACAAGTCGAGCCACGAAAGCGATCGCTATGAGGCGACCTTCGACGCACCGGAGACAGGGAAATGA
- the ccoP gene encoding cytochrome-c oxidase, cbb3-type subunit III, with amino-acid sequence MSEKQIDEFSGVSTTGHEWDGIKELDNPMPRWWLIIYYATIVWAGAYVIAYPAWPLISTATTGLLGYSSRSEMKAEFAAANAAKADYIAAIASKSVTEILADDKLRTFAAAAGAAAFKVNCVQCHGSGAQGSPGYPNLNDDVWLWGGKPQDIQQTIAHGIRFTEDSNTRVSEMPAFGDMLKPQEITQVANYVASLSGKAGDTSATDIAAGKELYAQNCSSCHGDEGKGNQEVGAPNLTDAIWFYGSTPAAIAAQIKAPKHGVMPAWGVRLGDTAVKELTVYVHSLGGGE; translated from the coding sequence ATGAGCGAAAAGCAGATCGACGAGTTTTCCGGCGTCTCCACCACCGGCCACGAGTGGGACGGCATCAAGGAACTCGACAATCCGATGCCGCGCTGGTGGCTGATCATCTACTACGCGACCATCGTGTGGGCGGGCGCGTACGTGATCGCCTATCCGGCCTGGCCTCTCATCAGCACGGCGACGACCGGCCTCCTCGGCTATTCCAGCCGTAGCGAGATGAAGGCGGAGTTCGCCGCGGCGAACGCGGCCAAGGCCGACTACATCGCGGCCATTGCGTCGAAGTCGGTCACCGAGATTCTGGCCGACGACAAGCTGCGCACCTTTGCGGCGGCGGCGGGCGCGGCAGCGTTCAAGGTCAACTGCGTGCAGTGTCACGGCTCCGGCGCACAGGGCTCGCCCGGCTATCCAAATCTCAACGACGACGTATGGCTGTGGGGTGGCAAGCCGCAGGACATTCAGCAGACCATCGCGCACGGCATCCGTTTCACTGAAGATTCCAACACCCGGGTGTCGGAAATGCCGGCGTTCGGCGACATGCTGAAGCCGCAGGAAATCACCCAGGTCGCAAATTATGTCGCCTCGCTATCGGGCAAGGCCGGCGACACCAGCGCAACCGATATCGCCGCCGGCAAGGAGCTTTACGCGCAGAACTGCAGCTCCTGCCACGGCGACGAAGGCAAGGGCAATCAAGAGGTCGGCGCGCCGAACCTGACGGATGCGATCTGGTTCTACGGCTCGACGCCGGCGGCCATCGCCGCGCAGATCAAGGCGCCGAAGCACGGCGTGATGCCAGCCTGGGGCGTACGTCTCGGCGACACCGCCGTGAAGGAATTGACCGTTTACGTCCACTCGCTCGGAGGTGGCGAATAA
- a CDS encoding CcoQ/FixQ family Cbb3-type cytochrome c oxidase assembly chaperone, translated as METYTTMRLMADSWGLLCMALFFIGAVIFAFRPGSRALADDAASIPFKDDAQ; from the coding sequence ATGGAAACCTACACCACCATGCGGCTGATGGCCGATAGCTGGGGCCTCCTGTGCATGGCGCTGTTCTTCATTGGCGCCGTGATCTTCGCCTTCCGCCCGGGCAGCCGCGCTCTCGCCGATGACGCCGCCAGCATTCCCTTCAAGGACGACGCACAATGA
- the ccoO gene encoding cytochrome-c oxidase, cbb3-type subunit II, with translation MSILKNHSKLEKNATLLLIASLAVVTVGGIVEIAPLFYLQNTVEKVEGMRPYTPLELAGRNIYVREGCYACHSQMIRPFRDEVERYGHYSLAAESMYDHSFQWGSKRTGPDLARVGQRYSNEWHVQHMIEPRSVVPESVMPSYAFLKDKPLDTSGIKAHLVANKRVGVPYTDDMIANATADMRAQADPDADTSGLESRYPKVKASDFDGDKKRLTEMDALVAYLQMLGTLVDFSTYDEAAGYR, from the coding sequence ATGTCGATTCTGAAGAACCACTCCAAGCTCGAAAAGAACGCGACGCTGCTGCTGATCGCCTCGCTCGCCGTGGTCACGGTCGGCGGCATCGTCGAGATCGCGCCGCTGTTCTATCTGCAGAACACCGTCGAGAAGGTCGAGGGCATGCGGCCCTACACGCCACTCGAACTCGCCGGGCGCAACATCTACGTCCGCGAGGGTTGCTACGCCTGCCACTCGCAGATGATCCGTCCGTTCCGCGATGAGGTCGAACGCTACGGGCATTACAGTCTCGCGGCGGAGTCGATGTACGATCACTCCTTCCAGTGGGGATCGAAGCGCACCGGACCCGACCTCGCGCGAGTTGGCCAGCGCTATTCGAACGAATGGCATGTCCAGCACATGATCGAGCCGCGTTCGGTCGTGCCTGAATCGGTGATGCCGAGCTACGCCTTCCTCAAGGACAAGCCACTCGACACCAGCGGGATCAAGGCACACCTCGTCGCCAACAAACGTGTCGGCGTGCCCTACACCGACGACATGATCGCCAACGCCACGGCGGATATGCGAGCGCAGGCCGATCCGGATGCGGATACGAGTGGTCTCGAATCCCGCTATCCCAAGGTGAAGGCCTCCGATTTCGACGGCGACAAGAAGCGCCTCACCGAGATGGACGCGCTTGTCGCCTACCTGCAGATGCTCGGCACGCTGGTCGATTTCTCGACCTACGACGAAGCCGCCGGCTATCGCTAA
- the ccoN gene encoding cytochrome-c oxidase, cbb3-type subunit I yields MGAAFAVDEPFQQHMWIAFFVLVAFTIALMRKTSFTPEPPVDDTTYMDEPIRYGMIATVFWGVIGFLAGVFIAVQLAFPDLNFEPLLNFGRVRPLHTSAVIFAFGGNALIATSFYVVQRTCRVRLFGGDLVWFVFWGYQFFIIMAATGYLLGITQSREYAEPEWYVDLWLTIVWVAYLIVFMGTLLRRREPHIYVANWFYLSFIITIAMLHVINNMAIPVSIAGSKSYSAFAGVQDAVTQWWYGHNAVAFFLTVPFLAMMYYFVPKQVNRPIYSYRLSIVHFWSIIFLYIWAGPHHLHYTAVPDWAQTLGMVFSIMLWMPSWGGMINGLMTLSGAWDKIRTDPIVRLMVAAMAFYGMATFEGPMLSIKSVNSLSHYTDWTIAHVHAGALGWNGMITFAAVYFLAPRLWGRDRLYSIRMVNWHFWLATLGIVLYAASMWVSGIMQGLMWREYDEQGFLVYSFAETVAAMHPYYVMRVTGGVFYLAGGFLMAWNVYQTIRGRVRDERPMDMALPTPGAAAQPAE; encoded by the coding sequence ATGGGCGCCGCTTTTGCGGTCGATGAGCCGTTCCAGCAGCATATGTGGATCGCGTTCTTCGTGCTCGTGGCCTTCACGATTGCTCTGATGCGCAAGACAAGCTTCACGCCGGAGCCCCCTGTCGACGATACGACCTATATGGACGAGCCGATCCGCTACGGCATGATCGCCACCGTGTTCTGGGGCGTCATCGGCTTTCTGGCCGGCGTGTTCATCGCCGTGCAACTCGCCTTCCCCGACCTCAATTTCGAGCCTTTGCTGAATTTCGGCCGCGTCCGCCCGCTGCACACCTCCGCGGTTATCTTCGCGTTCGGCGGCAACGCCCTGATCGCGACCTCCTTTTATGTCGTCCAGCGCACCTGCCGCGTCCGCCTGTTCGGCGGCGACCTCGTCTGGTTCGTGTTCTGGGGCTACCAGTTCTTCATCATCATGGCGGCGACGGGCTATTTGCTCGGCATCACGCAGTCGCGCGAATACGCCGAACCCGAATGGTACGTCGATCTGTGGCTCACCATCGTCTGGGTCGCGTATCTCATCGTGTTCATGGGCACGCTGCTGCGGCGGCGCGAACCGCACATCTACGTCGCGAACTGGTTCTACCTGTCGTTCATCATCACCATCGCGATGCTGCATGTGATCAACAACATGGCGATCCCGGTCTCGATCGCCGGCTCGAAAAGCTATTCGGCTTTCGCGGGCGTGCAGGATGCGGTGACGCAGTGGTGGTACGGCCATAACGCGGTCGCGTTCTTCCTGACCGTGCCGTTCCTCGCGATGATGTACTACTTCGTGCCGAAGCAGGTGAACCGGCCGATCTATTCGTATCGCCTGTCCATCGTCCACTTCTGGTCGATCATCTTCCTCTACATCTGGGCCGGCCCGCACCACCTGCACTACACGGCCGTGCCCGACTGGGCGCAGACGCTCGGCATGGTGTTCTCGATCATGCTGTGGATGCCGTCATGGGGCGGCATGATCAACGGCCTGATGACGCTGTCGGGTGCGTGGGACAAGATCCGCACCGATCCGATCGTGCGCCTGATGGTGGCGGCCATGGCTTTCTACGGCATGGCGACATTCGAAGGCCCGATGCTGTCGATCAAGTCGGTCAACTCGCTTTCGCACTACACCGACTGGACCATCGCCCACGTTCACGCCGGTGCACTGGGCTGGAACGGCATGATCACCTTTGCCGCCGTCTACTTCCTCGCGCCACGTCTGTGGGGCCGCGACCGGCTCTACTCGATCCGCATGGTCAACTGGCACTTCTGGCTCGCGACGCTCGGCATCGTGCTCTACGCCGCCTCGATGTGGGTGTCCGGCATCATGCAAGGCCTGATGTGGCGCGAATACGATGAGCAGGGCTTCCTCGTCTATTCGTTCGCCGAAACGGTGGCCGCGATGCATCCCTATTACGTCATGCGCGTCACCGGCGGCGTGTTCTATCTCGCCGGCGGATTCCTGATGGCGTGGAACGTCTATCAGACCATCCGCGGTCGCGTGCGCGACGAACGGCCGATGGATATGGCGCTGCCGACCCCTGGCGCCGCCGCACAGCCTGCCGAGTAA
- a CDS encoding disulfide bond formation protein B translates to MLALAICVIALATIAGAWFFQLVLGIKPCPMCLEQRYAYYLAIPLAAVVALGAAKGAGRAPLVAGFAVLFCATLFNAAFGVFHAGVEWGWWPGPTECTGSAVDFGDPGKLLESLNAVKIVRCDEVQWRFLGLSLAGYNALISALMAALSGLGLFALCRRGA, encoded by the coding sequence ATGCTCGCGCTCGCGATCTGCGTGATCGCGCTCGCCACCATCGCTGGGGCATGGTTCTTCCAGCTCGTGCTCGGCATCAAGCCGTGCCCGATGTGCCTCGAGCAACGCTATGCCTATTACCTTGCGATTCCGCTTGCGGCCGTGGTGGCGCTTGGCGCGGCAAAGGGGGCGGGGCGTGCGCCGCTGGTTGCGGGCTTCGCGGTGCTGTTCTGTGCCACCCTGTTCAATGCCGCCTTCGGCGTCTTTCATGCGGGTGTCGAATGGGGCTGGTGGCCGGGCCCGACCGAATGCACTGGCTCGGCGGTCGATTTCGGCGATCCCGGAAAGTTGCTGGAAAGCCTGAACGCCGTGAAGATCGTGCGTTGCGACGAGGTGCAGTGGCGTTTTCTCGGCCTGTCGCTTGCGGGCTACAACGCGCTGATTTCCGCGCTGATGGCGGCGCTGTCGGGGCTGGGCCTGTTCGCCCTCTGCCGCCGCGGCGCGTAA
- a CDS encoding TAXI family TRAP transporter solute-binding subunit, which translates to MRFKFVSALAAAAMAMAVSPPQAQAQQFINILTGGTSGVYYPLGVAIGKIYGEKIPTVKTQVQATKASVENLNLIEQGRGELAFTLGDSLKAAVDGDEEAGFKKKLGKLRTLAAIYPNYIQIVATADSGIKTLADLKGKTLSVGAPKSGTELNSRAILKAAGMSYNDLGKVEYLPFAESVDLMKNRQLNATLQSAGLGVASLKDLSSSSPINVVAVPKAIVEKIGPPFIAVVIPANTYSGQTADVETAAVVNYLVTSSAVSDDLAYQMTKQIFENLPELVNAHVAGKSIKLESAAAGSPAPLHPGAIRYYKEKGVLK; encoded by the coding sequence ATGAGGTTCAAATTCGTATCCGCGCTCGCCGCTGCCGCCATGGCGATGGCTGTGTCCCCGCCGCAAGCTCAGGCGCAGCAGTTCATCAACATTCTCACCGGCGGCACCTCCGGCGTTTATTATCCGCTCGGCGTTGCGATCGGAAAAATCTACGGCGAGAAAATCCCGACCGTGAAGACGCAGGTCCAGGCCACCAAGGCCTCGGTCGAAAACCTCAACCTGATCGAGCAGGGCCGCGGCGAGTTGGCCTTTACGCTCGGCGATTCGCTGAAGGCGGCGGTCGATGGCGACGAGGAAGCGGGCTTCAAGAAGAAGCTCGGCAAGCTGCGCACGCTGGCTGCGATCTATCCGAACTACATCCAGATCGTCGCGACCGCCGATAGCGGCATCAAGACGCTCGCCGACCTCAAGGGCAAGACGCTCTCCGTCGGTGCGCCGAAGTCCGGCACCGAGCTCAACTCGCGCGCGATCCTGAAGGCGGCGGGCATGAGCTACAACGATCTCGGCAAGGTCGAATATCTGCCGTTCGCCGAGTCGGTCGACCTGATGAAGAACCGCCAGTTGAACGCGACCCTGCAGTCGGCCGGTCTCGGCGTGGCCTCGCTGAAGGACCTGTCGAGTTCGTCCCCGATCAACGTTGTGGCCGTGCCGAAGGCGATCGTGGAAAAGATCGGCCCTCCGTTCATCGCGGTTGTGATCCCGGCCAACACCTATTCCGGCCAGACGGCGGATGTGGAGACGGCGGCTGTCGTGAACTATCTCGTCACCAGCTCGGCGGTGTCGGATGACCTCGCCTACCAGATGACGAAGCAGATTTTCGAAAATCTGCCTGAGCTCGTGAACGCTCACGTCGCCGGCAAGAGCATCAAGCTCGAATCGGCCGCGGCCGGAAGTCCGGCGCCGCTGCATCCGGGCGCAATCCGCTACTACAAGGAAAAGGGAGTCCTGAAGTAA